The genomic segment GTTCATCTGCTTGTTCTTGCCACATAGACACGAAGACACTAAGTTACACAAAGTTTTTTTAAAAAATCTGTGTGATCTGTGCAACTAAATTATCTTTGTGTTTCTTTGTGTCTTTGTGCCTTGGTGGCAAGGATTTTTTTTGTTATTCTGCTTTCAATTATACTATTTTTTAGAATGGTCTTCATATCCGAACCCAATTTTAATAAGTCAGGGTTTGTTAATATTTTATTTTTGAACAAAACAACTGCATAGCCCCTTGCCAGTACATTGTTTGGGTTTAAATGCCTTACAATTGTAACAAAATTATCAAGCTTATATTTGCTCAGCGTCAGAAAATTTTTCGTGGTGGATTTAAACTGCAAAGTAATTTCATTTAATGCATCTCTATTTTTAATAAGCCGATCTGCTGTACTTTCAAATAAGCGGGTTTTTAATCCAATAATTTGTTCTTCAAAAAGCTGATTATGTGCAATGATCTCTGCTGCTGCTTTTGTTGGTGTTTTCACCGAAAGGTTAGACATCAGGTCTGCAATACTTACATTTCTCTCGTGCCCGATACCTGTTATCACCGGAATAGTGTAACCCGCAATGGTTTTCCCGATGTTATATGTATCAAAAGAGCGGAAATCAAGCTGGGAGCCGCCACCTCTTACAATTACCACCACATCATATTTGATTGTTGATCCTATGATCTTTTCTAATTGGCCGATTATTAATTGATCAGCATTTTGTCCCTGTATTTGCGTTAAATAATCATCAATAAAAAATTTGTAACCATTCCTGTTGGCTGTAAGCTCGTGGACAAAGTCATTATAGCCATCAGAATTGGGTGCGGAGATCAATGCAATTTTTTGTATAACTATTGGAAGCTGAAGTTTTTTATTAAAAGTAAAGTATTCCCCGTCAACACAGGAAACTGTTTTGGGATTATCTTTGACTAATTTGTCTAATATTTCCTGTTTTTCAAGCTCAATTTTGCCTAATGTATAGGAATGGTCAATCTCGAGTATTTCAAGGTTCAGCCGTCCGTATTTAGCTGAAAAAGTCACCCTGACCTTTAAAAGGACCTCTATATTTTTTTCAAACTTTCTTCCGGTTACGCTTTCAAAATTTCCGATAATGTGATAGTTCTGTCTCCAGATCACCGCTTCAATCTGAGCGATAACAGCCCCCCTACCAGCCCCCCTGCCTCCCGCAATGCTGGCCCGATGTCCACTGGACATCGTCCTCCCCGAAGGGGGGACTTTTCCATCGCTTTTGCTATCCCATTTTCCTTTGGGAAGTGGGGTTGGGAAGTCCCCCCTTTGGGGGGATTTAGGGGGGCTTGGAGTTAGGGGGGGGCTGTCTTTTTCTAATAATTTCAAAAAACACCATCCTTTTTGATAGTAATTTCTTATATCGGAAGTTTCGGCAACGATCCAAAATAGTTTATTGTCGAACTTCTCGTAAAGCGTGTCTTCAATTAAGTAAACTAATTCTGAGAGTTTAATGTGTTGGGGCATGGCGGGGGAAAAGTTCAAAGTTTACCCTATGAAATGGAAGAAATTCCACAGGGTGAAAAGTTTTAGGTTCAAGGTTACGTATTTCGATCAAAGACAGGAGGGCATTTAAAGCCGGATTCCTTTCTTCACACACAAAGATAGTGAAAAAGCGATAAACTGTCACCACGTTAGTCCATTTTCAAATAGACATACAGTCTTTTTGGGTAGGGTTTTTGACATATCGGTTAAGATAGCTATTTTCTTACAACCGAAAATTTATGAGAAGCCGTATAATCTTTGGTGGTGATGGTGCAGAAATAAAGACCAGTACTTAACCTGGCAACCATCCTACAGTAACGTTTATAAAATTTAGAGAATCAAGATAGATAGAATCATTATTGTTATTATAGAAATATATATCTTCTAATTTAACAGTTGTTTTATAAGTTTCATTAATTACAGTATTTTTTTTAGAGATAACTATATTTACTTTCCCTTTTTTTGCAACCCATTTATCTTTGACCTGAATAGTATTGACTACATCATTGCAGTAATAAATTTCGGTAACATTTTTTGAAAACAACTCAACATAAACACTCAAACCTGAACTTTTTTGTTCTATATCAAAAACTTTATTAAGCGTATCTAAATTAAGTGTGTCTTTTGAAGCTTTAATAACAATAGATTCTGTATAATTGTTATTAAATTTATATATAATTATATTACTGCAACCAAAACTGGTATCAGTATATGAAAGTCTTGGGATCTCTTTATTTATAGGTTCATTATTTCCTTCCTTCTTATTACAACTTATATTGATAAATATTAATATAAGCAAATAGACAAATTTCATAAACAGATTATTCGGGATAGACATAAATTGTTCAAATTATTAATTTAGTTTAATCATTGTTTTAGACAGCAAATTATTTGATGTTTTAAGAGTATAATAATATATACCATTAGGTAGGTTTGTAGCATCAAAATCAACTTTATATCTACCTCTTTGTTGGTAATCCTTATCTATTATGGTTGCAACTTCTTTACCAAATATATTAAATATACTAAGTTTAATTAGACCAGAATTTTTAATTAAATATTCAATAATTGTATTTGTATTAAATGGATTTGGATAATTAATTAGAAGATTATTTTCTAAAAATTTTTCAGGATCATTTTTAATAATAAATTCATTGTTATTATTAGATAAATTTTCTATCTCATTATTTGATCCAGCAACTCTGAGAATAGGATCATCAGCACATGTACCTATAAAAGCATAAAGTTCACCTTCAACAATTAAATCTGTAATAATTATTTCTTGTCCAGCACGATAAGTCACTGATGCTCCATTTTCGATAATATTATTTGTTTCTATTGTTAAGGTGTTTGTAGCTGAAGCATGTGCAATCATGTCAGCAGAAACAGTCTCATTAGAAATCGTTAAGTTAGTTGGAGTGGTGATGAATTCGGATACAGTAACAGATGTTTCGTCCAGTACCCTTGCATTGTCTTGCGTACTGGTAGTACCCATGGCAACGCCGCCATAAGTAACACCTGGATTAGACCAATATTGAATTCTTGAGGTGGTGCCAGGGCATCCGTATGACATAATAGTTCTCCAACTGTCAGTAGGATAACAATATCCGTGTCCATAGGCATAAGGTGTTGTATTGGCATCAATTTCAGTATTATGCCTGCATCCATGAAGGTGACCTATTTCATGTCCAAAAGAATAGTAACCCGTGGCACAGGTATAGTGAACGATACAAAAAGCGGTACTTGTGTTTGCGAGAATAGCAGAAGCTATTCCACAATATGTTGGTTCATTCTCTATTAGAACACAAATATCTGCAGAATAAATATCTCTCAATGTATGAATCTCATCCATAAAGCCATCCGAGGGGGTTCTGAATCTGGTCAAATCTGTGCTTAGACCAGTCTCCGTATAACTAACTTGATAACTACGAACAAGTCTGACACGATGCGTTACACCGCTATTAACAAAGGATTGATTTGTTTCATCAACTGCCAGTTGTATGAGCGAAAATATATTTCCTACTGCGGCGGCAACTGAAGCTGTATAAGCAACCAGTAGTCTAATTTGACAATCATCAATACTTGCTTGGCTGGGTGGAATAATCGGGTTTATCTGGTTTTGAATAATTTCAAATTCAGGCGGATGATTTTCAGGAAAGAAATTTTGATCCACTTGAATTATAGCCTGAACACCATTTCCCAGTGGTGTAATCCGGTACAAATCTGTATTAACTCTAACTGTACCTGTGATATCACTACCTTGGACCACAAGGATTATGCTACCTGTGGTATCTTGTATAGTACCAAACCAAGTAAAGTCATTGTCACTTCTAATTTCTTTCCTGTCTTTAATTGCAACAATGTTTACGTCGGAAAAGAGATTTAGGGTAATAGTATCTTGATTTAATAGCCCAAAATTAATCTCAGCACATCTATGGCGAGATGTTGTAGGATTTTGTTGGATGGGATTTAAAAGATTAAGTTGGCTTCCGGAAAGTTGTGTTTCGTCAAAAGGGACAAAAATATCGCTTTGAGCCGTTACAGTAAATGAATATCCGACACTTATTATCAAAAAGAGTGATAAATAAAAAAGTCTTTTGGGCTTATAATTGTTCATTTTGAAATCAGTTTATAGTTTTCATTATTATGTAATAGATTCCACACAATCCGGAATACTAATTATTTTCGGTTTAATTCCAGCACACCTACTCTATTTTTCCTCCAAAGCAACAATCCGCTCCACAAGCATATCAACTTTATGATTTAACGCTTTATTTTCTTTTTCCAGCGTGCCAATTTTCATTTCCATTGCATTATCATTCTCAAAAAGATTATCAACGGCATCATTCAATCCTTGAAGCGCTTTGTCAAAATCAAACAAATGAAGAAATATCTCCTCGATTTTTTTAAGCAGCGTGGTAAACATATTACTCACATTTAACCCTTCTTTTATCATTTCTTTTGCTGACTCAACTCCCGGTAAATGGTGGTACTTTTCTGTGAAATCTTTAACAACGCTCAGCTCATCTTTTTTATAGCCTTCATAAAACACGTAATCACAGCCGCCACCTGTAAGATTTACCCTTAGTGTACAAGCTCTGACGGTGCCAGCAACATCAACTTTGTATAGAGGGCTCATTCCAAAGCCAACATCTCCACCGCCATTCACCAAAACAACATCATTACTGGAATTAGCATTCAGAAACAGCGTAACATTGGCATCAATCTCATTACCGTCAAGGAGCATATGTTGGGTATTATTATTAGAGCTAATTTT from the Cytophagales bacterium genome contains:
- a CDS encoding exodeoxyribonuclease VII large subunit encodes the protein MPQHIKLSELVYLIEDTLYEKFDNKLFWIVAETSDIRNYYQKGWCFLKLLEKDSPPLTPSPPKSPQRGDFPTPLPKGKWDSKSDGKVPPSGRTMSSGHRASIAGGRGAGRGAVIAQIEAVIWRQNYHIIGNFESVTGRKFEKNIEVLLKVRVTFSAKYGRLNLEILEIDHSYTLGKIELEKQEILDKLVKDNPKTVSCVDGEYFTFNKKLQLPIVIQKIALISAPNSDGYNDFVHELTANRNGYKFFIDDYLTQIQGQNADQLIIGQLEKIIGSTIKYDVVVIVRGGGSQLDFRSFDTYNIGKTIAGYTIPVITGIGHERNVSIADLMSNLSVKTPTKAAAEIIAHNQLFEEQIIGLKTRLFESTADRLIKNRDALNEITLQFKSTTKNFLTLSKYKLDNFVTIVRHLNPNNVLARGYAVVLFKNKILTNPDLLKLGSDMKTILKNSIIESRITKKILATKAQRHKETQR
- a CDS encoding T9SS type A sorting domain-containing protein — translated: MNNYKPKRLFYLSLFLIISVGYSFTVTAQSDIFVPFDETQLSGSQLNLLNPIQQNPTTSRHRCAEINFGLLNQDTITLNLFSDVNIVAIKDRKEIRSDNDFTWFGTIQDTTGSIILVVQGSDITGTVRVNTDLYRITPLGNGVQAIIQVDQNFFPENHPPEFEIIQNQINPIIPPSQASIDDCQIRLLVAYTASVAAAVGNIFSLIQLAVDETNQSFVNSGVTHRVRLVRSYQVSYTETGLSTDLTRFRTPSDGFMDEIHTLRDIYSADICVLIENEPTYCGIASAILANTSTAFCIVHYTCATGYYSFGHEIGHLHGCRHNTEIDANTTPYAYGHGYCYPTDSWRTIMSYGCPGTTSRIQYWSNPGVTYGGVAMGTTSTQDNARVLDETSVTVSEFITTPTNLTISNETVSADMIAHASATNTLTIETNNIIENGASVTYRAGQEIIITDLIVEGELYAFIGTCADDPILRVAGSNNEIENLSNNNNEFIIKNDPEKFLENNLLINYPNPFNTNTIIEYLIKNSGLIKLSIFNIFGKEVATIIDKDYQQRGRYKVDFDATNLPNGIYYYTLKTSNNLLSKTMIKLN